A genome region from Psychrobacter jeotgali includes the following:
- a CDS encoding AAA domain-containing protein, whose translation MSQTLPVFYEQMSFDSMRKLYDLARIPLPFPNDIESWAEMLNQPFDLKNLASAHSDQEYYVLLEFVKRGAKKGYVVLAIPVTIDIPESGQASIYLLPSITKTITLNAEYYLGEHNQDTPEIQLNDTSLSYKSLSYSLQVGTSQTWFHQACRYLYASCQVDSLRELQEKIRQQLKGQEIKAKLSLVEKPNNKSKHSLLKLYEGLLSDGASAYQQTPLPKLLSVYDAPSKTNQNKAFKCRTADLYKNFLNTARGKYDPDIPYLLGHMDTQKGGTDDNNDPVTRFNNRELFPLDNTQRHASLAAAYLDKNYSHNSDYGRVLAVNGPPGSGKTSMLKAVVAHYVVKAALLKEPCPIIVASGATNQSVKNVTSAFPDVVQDDNDEWLLEYQRWIPHCPTYGSFFASQNAEGKLSHKEKEQIPILVIAGKDKPYNFGWKGVGERLNALYANDELAVYYLKKAKVFFNQRGLSEPTNIQQVVDGLHHLLSYTYLEMADALHNAKAQLFSDNADLDKVFPLHQEEHHLSALKSTREDLIKLYKHDDVKVYEKVCREIISDEAIKPEYYPLVLRKAALNLLIEQCIDLEYRTQMFHLAARYWEGQFIIDQASNLHFSRTEDNIIAGLRRVCMITPVIISTVNRLPSLLKITSYPPGAMQRDYAYGGIDLLITDESGQAPIMSALPVAALTKRLISVGDVLQLAPVIDTQKDVSAFDEYLIWLKYGYSSKQIAVLFKQQLSVSHGSFLHVVQESSSLNYQGKGFMLRGHYRCYRNIIDYCNRLVYEEKLFYIPPLDKDRKDEGLPAMAYVESTGSSSKGGGGSSKQNKDEAEMIAQLVLENYKQWQELLKDDDKVPRLQDMLAIITPFNKQPDCIQDALVTENSAQGKVIPEQEIAETIINTIHTLQGAEKDIIIYSGVQSHDDSETLFFEDQPYLLNVAVSRAKQSFIAFLSPTLYKLNSPEVIGNKNFQTTNSIHYLGWYMANYGVRLFPNYLFIVEAPGKVKSLKNILKSDYIVYATGGAITNMDLEDASFETAGQQLRPQYQLTSNGEKTLKKILTEGSRVQKIYLATDDDNVGETIAWHLRHHTKQREPQLIEKIERVALRSITEEGVKEAISNSREISKPQVTAEIARQIIDRWLAQYMMQLLSEKLPNDHVGKKGMGRVKAVILDLIAKHEESVKRRKSSALKVKLTVNNRQVSGYIQNVPKDYLEKVARHINSMGEPIDGDSQKYRLVDVQTEEVSCEPFNRSTLDVMSLAWQRYGIKPAATMRILQRLYEGNI comes from the coding sequence ATGAGTCAAACGCTACCAGTATTTTATGAACAAATGAGTTTTGATTCGATGAGGAAGCTGTATGATCTTGCGCGTATACCGCTTCCTTTTCCAAACGATATCGAGTCTTGGGCGGAGATGCTTAACCAACCATTCGATCTAAAAAACCTAGCGTCGGCTCATTCAGATCAAGAGTATTATGTGCTGTTAGAGTTTGTTAAACGTGGAGCAAAAAAAGGCTACGTGGTATTGGCCATTCCAGTCACCATTGATATACCTGAGAGTGGGCAGGCTAGCATTTATTTATTACCAAGCATTACTAAGACAATTACCCTAAACGCCGAGTACTATTTAGGCGAGCATAATCAAGATACCCCCGAAATTCAGTTAAATGATACGTCCTTATCTTATAAAAGTTTGTCATATTCGCTACAAGTAGGAACATCACAAACTTGGTTTCATCAGGCGTGCCGGTATCTATATGCAAGCTGTCAAGTTGACTCCCTACGAGAATTGCAAGAAAAAATACGACAGCAGCTTAAAGGTCAAGAGATAAAAGCGAAGCTGTCTTTAGTCGAAAAGCCGAATAATAAATCCAAACACAGTTTGCTTAAATTATATGAAGGTCTACTGTCTGACGGTGCTAGTGCGTATCAACAAACGCCTTTACCTAAGCTATTGAGTGTTTATGATGCACCTTCTAAAACGAATCAAAATAAGGCATTTAAATGTCGTACAGCCGATTTATATAAGAATTTTTTAAACACTGCAAGAGGCAAGTATGATCCTGATATACCCTATTTGCTCGGTCATATGGACACTCAAAAGGGAGGCACAGATGATAACAATGACCCAGTTACTCGGTTTAATAACCGTGAGTTATTCCCTTTAGACAATACTCAGCGGCATGCTTCATTAGCAGCTGCCTATTTAGATAAGAACTATTCACATAATAGTGATTATGGGCGAGTACTGGCGGTTAATGGACCACCGGGTAGTGGTAAGACCTCAATGCTCAAAGCAGTGGTTGCGCATTATGTAGTAAAAGCGGCGCTGCTAAAAGAGCCATGTCCTATCATTGTAGCCAGCGGCGCAACCAATCAATCGGTAAAAAATGTCACCTCAGCCTTTCCTGATGTGGTACAAGATGATAATGATGAGTGGCTACTTGAGTATCAGCGATGGATTCCACATTGCCCAACTTACGGTAGTTTTTTCGCTTCACAAAATGCTGAAGGTAAGTTAAGCCATAAAGAAAAAGAGCAGATTCCAATCTTGGTTATTGCTGGCAAAGACAAGCCTTATAATTTTGGATGGAAAGGTGTAGGGGAACGCCTTAACGCTTTGTATGCCAATGATGAGTTGGCCGTTTATTACTTAAAAAAGGCTAAGGTATTTTTTAATCAAAGAGGCTTATCAGAACCAACTAATATTCAGCAAGTCGTTGATGGTCTGCATCATTTATTGTCTTATACTTATCTTGAGATGGCAGATGCACTGCACAATGCTAAAGCGCAACTTTTTTCAGACAATGCTGATTTAGATAAAGTATTTCCGCTGCATCAAGAAGAACATCATCTGTCAGCCCTTAAGAGCACCCGTGAAGACTTAATAAAACTTTATAAACATGATGACGTAAAGGTTTATGAAAAAGTATGCCGTGAAATAATAAGCGATGAAGCTATTAAGCCTGAGTATTATCCACTTGTATTGCGTAAAGCAGCGCTGAACTTGTTAATTGAGCAATGCATTGACTTAGAGTATCGCACCCAAATGTTTCATTTAGCAGCACGTTATTGGGAAGGTCAATTTATTATTGATCAAGCCTCTAATTTACACTTTTCTCGTACCGAAGATAACATAATCGCTGGTTTAAGACGGGTATGTATGATTACACCTGTGATTATATCAACCGTCAATCGCTTACCAAGCTTACTAAAAATTACAAGCTACCCACCCGGCGCAATGCAAAGAGACTATGCGTATGGTGGCATTGATTTGCTCATCACTGATGAGTCGGGTCAAGCGCCCATTATGAGTGCACTGCCTGTAGCGGCGTTGACCAAGCGGTTAATCTCTGTGGGTGATGTTTTGCAATTGGCACCTGTAATTGATACGCAAAAAGATGTTTCAGCCTTTGATGAGTATCTGATTTGGTTAAAATATGGCTATTCATCAAAGCAGATTGCTGTTTTATTTAAGCAGCAACTATCGGTATCGCATGGTAGTTTTTTGCACGTGGTACAAGAGAGCTCTAGTTTAAACTATCAAGGCAAAGGTTTTATGCTTCGTGGGCACTATCGCTGTTATCGAAATATTATCGATTATTGCAATCGATTGGTATATGAAGAAAAGCTATTTTATATTCCACCGTTAGATAAAGACCGTAAAGACGAAGGATTGCCGGCGATGGCTTATGTAGAGTCAACAGGGTCTTCTAGCAAAGGGGGCGGTGGTTCTTCTAAGCAAAATAAAGATGAAGCTGAAATGATTGCGCAGCTAGTGTTAGAGAACTATAAACAGTGGCAAGAGTTATTGAAAGATGACGACAAAGTTCCACGCCTGCAGGATATGCTGGCTATTATTACCCCATTTAATAAGCAGCCAGATTGCATACAAGATGCCTTAGTGACTGAGAATAGTGCCCAAGGTAAGGTTATTCCAGAACAAGAGATTGCAGAAACCATTATCAATACCATTCATACGCTGCAAGGTGCCGAAAAAGATATTATTATCTACTCTGGCGTACAATCTCATGATGATAGCGAAACCTTATTTTTTGAAGATCAGCCTTACCTTTTAAATGTGGCAGTCTCTCGTGCCAAACAGTCATTTATTGCCTTTTTGTCACCGACACTATATAAATTGAACAGTCCTGAAGTTATTGGAAACAAAAACTTTCAAACAACTAATTCCATACATTACCTAGGCTGGTATATGGCAAATTATGGCGTGCGACTTTTCCCAAACTATCTATTTATCGTGGAAGCTCCGGGTAAGGTCAAATCGCTTAAAAATATTTTGAAAAGTGACTATATTGTGTATGCCACCGGGGGTGCTATTACTAATATGGATCTTGAAGATGCTTCATTTGAGACAGCAGGGCAACAGTTGCGGCCTCAGTATCAACTTACGTCCAATGGAGAAAAAACACTTAAGAAGATTTTGACAGAAGGGTCACGTGTCCAAAAAATCTATTTGGCTACGGATGATGATAACGTTGGTGAGACCATCGCTTGGCATTTACGTCACCATACAAAACAAAGAGAACCACAGCTTATCGAGAAAATTGAGCGAGTAGCGCTACGATCGATTACTGAAGAAGGGGTCAAAGAGGCTATAAGTAATTCAAGAGAAATTAGTAAGCCCCAAGTAACTGCCGAGATAGCTCGTCAAATTATAGATCGCTGGCTAGCGCAGTACATGATGCAGCTTCTATCAGAGAAATTGCCGAATGATCATGTCGGCAAAAAAGGCATGGGACGTGTCAAAGCGGTGATATTGGATTTGATAGCGAAGCATGAAGAAAGCGTAAAGCGTCGCAAATCAAGTGCCTTGAAAGTAAAGCTAACCGTCAATAATCGACAAGTAAGTGGGTACATACAGAATGTGCCCAAAGATTATTTGGAAAAGGTAGCAAGGCATATTAATAGTATGGGCGAGCCTATTGATGGAGATAGTCAAAAATATAGGCTGGTAGATGTACAAACTGAAGAGGTAAGTTGTGAGCCTTTTAATCGCTCAACCTTGGATGTGATGTCATTAGCTTGGCAGCGTTATGGTATAAAACCGGCAGCAACCATGCGTATATTACAACGCTTGTATGAAGGGAATATATAA
- a CDS encoding DNA topoisomerase, translating into MTNSAHDNISIIDKDALEHIHDSDMRKIYQLIEDMQASEKLGAAHLIQQKIQLDMPKDDSDLFIYLQSNMVMNEGWLAGPLGAFFDVEQSSCLTHEDIKAIENGDFQIQIDLFDEAETLSLTKLLQQMDVFEAGRPSTVAGIIEDLMQKSELIDISLEGDAVKMTPQGYEVHQVLQTHLAKIANVEWNSQFVSHLSQIEIGECDADSVIFEVLKTLYGEEEAESLKQLSWTDPDVLYELQTASQSMGIISKGSDSNPKKSEDDRQNKSRQNYDHDYSHGL; encoded by the coding sequence ATGACAAATAGTGCCCATGATAATATCTCAATTATCGATAAAGATGCCCTTGAACACATTCATGATAGTGATATGCGCAAAATATATCAGTTGATTGAAGATATGCAGGCAAGTGAGAAGCTGGGGGCTGCCCATTTAATACAGCAAAAAATACAGTTAGATATGCCAAAAGACGACAGTGATTTGTTCATATATCTACAAAGCAACATGGTAATGAATGAGGGCTGGCTAGCCGGACCATTAGGAGCGTTTTTCGATGTTGAGCAATCAAGCTGTCTTACACATGAGGATATTAAAGCGATAGAAAATGGCGACTTTCAAATACAAATAGATTTATTTGATGAGGCGGAGACTTTATCCTTAACTAAACTTTTGCAGCAGATGGATGTTTTTGAGGCAGGTCGCCCTTCAACAGTAGCAGGCATCATCGAGGATTTGATGCAAAAAAGCGAGCTGATTGACATATCATTAGAAGGCGATGCCGTTAAAATGACACCGCAAGGATATGAGGTTCACCAAGTGCTTCAAACTCATTTAGCGAAAATTGCAAACGTAGAGTGGAATAGCCAGTTTGTGTCCCATCTATCACAAATTGAAATAGGGGAGTGCGATGCTGACTCTGTTATTTTTGAGGTGCTTAAAACTTTGTACGGCGAAGAAGAAGCCGAATCCTTAAAGCAGCTAAGTTGGACAGATCCCGATGTGTTGTATGAGCTGCAAACCGCATCTCAAAGTATGGGCATAATATCAAAGGGCTCAGACAGCAACCCTAAGAAAAGTGAAGACGATAGGCAGAATAAGTCTCGGCAAAATTATGATCATGATTATAGCCATGGATTATAA
- a CDS encoding WG repeat-containing protein has protein sequence MILSPARLLPLAALLSLSVYAIPAQAYEECQPPKTNYEEVYCTADSQYYIGFNSDYSVQTLLDKQGKALVSSKGYDDINFYSINEDIFAVMKNGKVGYMNTQGKLVIPTVYDSMRDPNNKYDETWSEPVSNGRILVKKNGKLGIIDTSNKVIMPFNDKYAAIKSISEGMAPVMSKSYKWGFIDKNGKEVIAPKYDGTNGHFGGVYGFSQGLAGMKKGDKWGYITKSGKVAIPFVYDEIRPFSEGVAGVLKNGKWGFINGANKTMVPFKYSDDNVERYSVNYMGASYFIFEDNVAEVATINDKTVCINKSDKKVACR, from the coding sequence ATGATCTTATCCCCTGCCCGTTTGCTACCTCTAGCCGCTCTACTTAGTCTTAGCGTTTATGCGATACCTGCGCAAGCTTATGAGGAGTGTCAGCCACCCAAAACGAATTATGAAGAAGTTTACTGTACTGCAGACTCCCAATACTATATTGGCTTCAACTCTGATTATAGCGTTCAAACCTTATTAGATAAGCAAGGTAAAGCTTTAGTAAGTTCGAAAGGATATGACGATATAAATTTTTATAGCATTAATGAAGATATTTTTGCGGTAATGAAGAACGGTAAAGTGGGTTATATGAATACCCAAGGTAAACTGGTGATACCAACCGTTTACGATAGTATGCGAGACCCTAATAATAAATACGACGAAACGTGGTCTGAGCCTGTCTCGAATGGACGTATTTTAGTCAAGAAAAACGGTAAGTTAGGCATCATCGACACCTCTAATAAAGTCATTATGCCTTTCAACGATAAATATGCAGCTATAAAGTCAATTAGCGAAGGCATGGCACCAGTCATGTCGAAGTCTTACAAATGGGGCTTTATTGATAAAAATGGTAAAGAAGTTATTGCCCCTAAGTATGATGGTACTAACGGTCACTTTGGCGGTGTTTACGGCTTCTCGCAAGGCTTAGCGGGCATGAAAAAAGGTGATAAGTGGGGTTATATTACTAAATCCGGTAAAGTCGCTATCCCCTTCGTCTATGATGAGATACGTCCATTTAGTGAAGGCGTCGCTGGTGTATTAAAGAATGGCAAGTGGGGTTTCATTAATGGTGCGAATAAGACGATGGTTCCTTTTAAATATTCAGATGATAATGTTGAGCGCTATAGCGTTAACTATATGGGTGCAAGCTACTTTATTTTTGAAGATAACGTCGCAGAAGTGGCGACAATCAATGATAAAACAGTATGCATCAACAAGTCAGATAAAAAAGTAGCTTGTCGATAG
- a CDS encoding PP2C family protein-serine/threonine phosphatase — protein MTVTQSYKIPNIKPTIAQACAITFLGNATNNIQQDAFYLLDDWYQETLGVTEIMPVTLPFCLAVSDGVASSNYSQHCSKAVVKAIKSLWTSQQNITSDSIHHLLNKTKHLSKRHGAAATLAMIVSELNSDNTIKIKITHVGDSRVYLLPKGSKHWECLTRDHNLLNELIDEQARTRGERVEFAEYNREGMAGSLYSITECFALSADDDGLSSEAPESAVRTIDIESGDCLVVCSDGIHDLVASHHWQLIDTHTDLQEWLQTLRHQVYESEGNAYDNGTAIVVRFD, from the coding sequence ATGACCGTGACTCAAAGCTACAAAATTCCAAATATCAAGCCAACAATAGCTCAAGCTTGCGCCATTACCTTTTTAGGCAATGCTACTAATAATATTCAGCAAGATGCTTTTTACTTATTAGATGACTGGTATCAAGAAACTCTAGGCGTGACTGAGATTATGCCTGTCACACTGCCGTTCTGTTTGGCGGTGTCTGATGGCGTAGCGAGCTCCAATTATTCGCAGCATTGCTCAAAAGCTGTGGTCAAAGCGATTAAATCGTTATGGACAAGTCAACAAAACATAACGTCTGATAGCATTCATCATCTGCTCAATAAAACCAAGCATCTCTCTAAGCGTCATGGCGCAGCAGCAACTTTAGCTATGATTGTTAGCGAGTTAAACAGTGATAACACCATTAAGATAAAGATTACCCATGTCGGCGACAGTCGGGTTTATCTGCTACCTAAAGGTTCAAAGCACTGGGAATGCCTGACTCGCGACCACAATTTGTTGAATGAACTTATTGATGAGCAAGCACGGACAAGAGGCGAGCGAGTTGAGTTTGCAGAGTATAACCGCGAAGGCATGGCAGGGAGCTTATATAGTATTACGGAATGCTTTGCCTTAAGTGCTGACGATGATGGTCTAAGCTCTGAAGCGCCAGAAAGCGCCGTTCGCACTATAGATATTGAGTCCGGAGATTGTCTTGTGGTTTGCAGCGATGGTATTCATGATTTAGTAGCGAGTCATCATTGGCAACTTATCGATACTCACACTGATCTGCAGGAGTGGTTACAAACGCTTCGGCATCAAGTGTATGAATCAGAAGGCAATGCTTATGACAATGGTACGGCTATTGTAGTGCGGTTTGATTAG
- a CDS encoding helix-turn-helix transcriptional regulator translates to MPNHPITSYNKSTRLFALYQCLPRDEASAISLSELMTVYGYDAHKFDNERKNLENDLTSLNQIFNDVFHSDALKRLPEWGSNIRGKTARFYIEPSFSIDIINEQTVFFWQMLANYTANYLPATLKQSIDDKLTQLDRQDKRSFNQSQLGQWQSHIITLPSVIQAPALDKEIMAQIHHALLSNQQLAITYQKKWNKHADVRIVYPKGLVFIDNMIYLTGFYPKEDDIDDQKLLKAHRNFAVNRIKKAKVIAKSIPDWVGRDAFTLENLRQLGKLEFNDDLKISLVLKVQKYACQHLYERPLSFDQTIIVIDDTWNEVHATVANTQRLQDWLVSMSQLSVVMEPVELKAVVYERLQSGIALYEEETDKNINVNH, encoded by the coding sequence ATGCCAAACCATCCAATCACCAGCTATAACAAATCAACACGCTTATTTGCGCTGTATCAATGTTTGCCCCGTGACGAAGCAAGCGCTATCTCATTGTCAGAGCTTATGACGGTTTATGGTTATGATGCTCACAAGTTTGATAATGAGCGCAAAAATTTAGAGAACGACCTAACAAGTCTCAATCAAATATTCAATGACGTCTTTCATAGCGATGCTTTAAAGCGTTTGCCAGAATGGGGATCAAATATCAGAGGTAAGACGGCAAGGTTTTATATTGAGCCAAGCTTTAGTATCGATATCATCAATGAGCAAACCGTGTTCTTTTGGCAGATGCTCGCCAACTATACCGCTAACTACTTGCCCGCTACTCTTAAGCAAAGTATCGACGATAAACTCACTCAATTAGATCGGCAAGATAAGCGAAGCTTTAATCAAAGTCAGCTGGGACAATGGCAAAGTCATATTATTACCTTGCCTAGCGTGATACAAGCACCTGCGCTTGATAAGGAGATAATGGCTCAAATCCATCACGCCTTATTAAGCAATCAGCAACTAGCCATCACTTATCAAAAAAAGTGGAACAAGCATGCAGACGTTAGGATAGTTTATCCCAAAGGTTTGGTCTTTATCGATAACATGATTTACCTTACTGGCTTTTATCCCAAAGAAGATGATATTGACGACCAAAAGTTGTTAAAAGCACATCGTAACTTTGCTGTGAATCGTATTAAAAAAGCAAAAGTCATAGCAAAGTCGATTCCCGATTGGGTAGGGCGTGATGCTTTTACTTTAGAAAACTTGCGACAACTGGGCAAGCTCGAATTCAACGATGATTTAAAAATCAGTCTAGTTCTAAAAGTACAGAAGTATGCCTGCCAGCACCTCTATGAGCGCCCTTTATCGTTTGATCAAACTATTATAGTTATTGATGACACTTGGAACGAGGTACACGCAACGGTTGCCAACACTCAGCGCTTGCAAGATTGGCTAGTGAGTATGTCGCAGCTGTCAGTGGTGATGGAGCCTGTCGAGTTAAAGGCGGTAGTTTATGAACGTCTGCAGAGTGGGATAGCGCTTTATGAAGAAGAAACCGATAAAAATATAAACGTTAATCATTAA